A window from Citrus sinensis cultivar Valencia sweet orange chromosome 3, DVS_A1.0, whole genome shotgun sequence encodes these proteins:
- the LOC102626520 gene encoding kinesin-like protein KIN-14K, producing MSSVSAPQMNGPEELKRSNSAFESSVNINSEVEAKQRALLIEWLNSILPNLNFPIKASDEELRACLIDGTVLCQILKRLKPASVDEANYSYNSSMSRSGKIARFLTTLGKLGISRFEMSDLEKGSMKPVINCLLNLRAEYITGGDIRPLTSIITKSGSRQGDVSSPASLSPLFGEERRKVSSDSQFQRGLRSPVMSESSTALLHHVGHKFHEVFQLKQGCYADLPAAKITEMMKSTSLDHLLLQNAPTQSLLSVVNGILDESVDRKNGEIPHRVACLLRKVVQEIERRISTQADHLRTQNNLFKTREEKYQSRIRVLEALASGTGEETEIVMNQLQQIKTEKSKLEEKKKLEDDDVAKLMKEKDQQMLENLALKQELEMAKKTYELRCLHMETEYKGAKSGFEERIKELEHLLQVSRNKVRELEANSDSKYQRWSRKESIYQSFMDLQHGALRELRFSSDSIKQEISKAQQSHADDLYCLGVRLKALAGVAENYHAVLAENRRLFNEVQDLKGNIRVYCRIRPFLPGQTKKQPTIEYIGENGELIFANPSKPGKDGQRMFKFNKVFGPDATQAEVFSDTQPLIRSALDGYNVCIFAYGQTGSGKTYTMSGPSGPHEEDWGVNYRALNDLFNLSQNRRSSIMYEVAVQMVEIYNEQVRDLLTNDGSQRKLGIMSTSQPNGLAVPDASMHPVTSTEDVLELMDIGLKNRAIGATALNERSSRSHSVVTVHVRGKDLKTGIPLHGNLHLVDLAGSERVDRSEATGDRLKEAQHINKSLSALGDVIFALAQKSPHVPYRNSKLTQILQSSLGGQAKTLMFVQLNPDVNSYSESLSTLKFAERVSGVELGAARSSKEGRDVRELMEQVASLKDTIAKKDDEIERLQLLKDLKNVYPGVNSEKRGLNSFRS from the exons ATGAGCTCAGTTTCGGCTCCCCAAATGAATGGGCCTGAGGAGCTCAAAAGATCAAATTCAGCTTTTGAGTCATCAGTAAACATTAATTCTGAGGTTGAAG CCAAGCAACGGGCACTGTTGATAGAGTGGTTAAATAGCATTCTTCCTAATTTGAATTTTCCAATTAAGGCTTCAGATGAGGAGTTGAGAGCCTGTTTGATTGATGGCACTGTTctatgtcaaattttgaagagGCTTAAACCTGCTTCTGTTGATGAG GCCAATTATTCTTATAACTCTTCAATGTCCCGCTCGGGAAAAATAGCAAGGTTTCTGACTACTCTGGGTAAACTTGGAATATCCAGGTTTGAGATGTCAGATCTAGAGAAG GGTTCTATGAAGCCTGTTATCAACTGCCTTTTAAATCTTAGAGCAGAATATATTACTGGTGGAGATATTCGTCCGTTGACTAGCATAATTACAAAATCTGGAAGCCGTCAAGGGGATGTTTCGTCTCCTGCTTCTCTTTCTCCATTATTTGGAGAAGAAAGGAGGAAGGTTTCCTCAGACTCCCAATTTCAACGTGGTTTGCGCAGTCCTGTCATGTCAG AGTCGTCAACTGCATTATTACATCATGTTGGACACAAGTTCCATGAGGTTTTTCAACTGAAACAAGGGTGCTACGCGGATCTTCCTGCTGCGAAGATCACAGAAATGATGAAATCAACCAGTTTAGAT CATCTCTTGTTGCAGAATGCTCCAACTCAGTCGCTTTTGAGTGTTGTGAATGGGATTCTGGATGAAAGTGTTGATAGAAAGAATGGGGAGATACCTCAT CGTGTGGCATGCCTGCTGCGAAAAGTCGTGCAGGAGATTGAACGGCGCATATCAACTCAAGCTGATCACTTAAGAact CAAAACAATCTTTTCAAGACTCGTGAGGAAAAATATCAATCCAGAATCAGAGTGCTTGAAGCCCTAGCATCTGGTACTGGAGAGGAAACTGAG ATTGTGATGAACCAGCTTCAGCAGATAAAG ACAGAGAAATCCAAgctagaagaaaaaaaaaagctcgaAGATGATGATGTGGCCAAATTGATGAAAGAGAAAGATCAACAGATGCTTGAAAATTTGGCATTGAAGCAGGAACTAGAAATGGCCAAAAAGACATATGAACTGCGTTGCTTGCACATGGAAACAGAATATAAAGGTGCTAAGTCAGGTTTTGAGGAAAGAATAAAAGAGCTTGAGCACCTCTTGCAGGTTTCAAGGAATAAAGTGAGAGAGCTTGAGGCAAATTCTGACTCAAAGTACCAGAGATGGAGCAGGAAAGAGAGCATCTATCAAAGCTTCATGGATTTGCAACATGGTGCCCTGCGG GAACTGAGATTCTCTTCAGATTCCATCAAGcaagaaatttcaaaagcaCAACAGAGCCATGCGGATGATTTATATTGCCTTG GTGTAAGGCTTAAAGCATTAGCAGGTGTAGCTGAAAATTATCATGCAGTTCTTGCTGAGAACCGGAGGTTATTTAATGAAGTTCAGGATTTGAAAG GTAATATTAGAGTGTATTGTCGGATAAGGCCATTTCTGCCTGGACAGACCAAAAAACAGCCAACCATAGAATATATTGGTGAAAATGGTGAGCTGATTTTTGCAAACCCCTCAAAACCTGGAAAAGATGGACAACGAATGTTCAAGTTTAATAAGGTCTTTGGTCCAGATGCTACTCAAG CGGAGGTTTTTTCAGATACCCAACCTTTGATACGATCTGCACTTGATGGATATAATGTCTGCATATTTGCTTATGGTCAAACGGGTTCGGGAAAAACCTATACAATG AGTGGTCCTAGTGGGCCACATGAAGAAGATTGGGGAGTTAACTATCGAGCTCTAAACGACCTTTTCAATCTCTCTCAAAATAGAAGAAGCTCCATTATGTATGAAGTTGCAGTTCAAATGGTTGAAATATACAATGAACAAGTTCGGGATTTACTAACAAATGATGGTTCTCAAAGAAA ACTTGGGATTATGTCGACCTCGCAACCCAATGGGTTAGCTGTACCTGATGCTTCTATGCATCCTGTTACATCGACAGAAGATGTATTGGAACTAATGGATATTGGACTCAAGAATAGAGCTATTGGGGCCACGGCCCTGAATGAAAGAAGTAGCCGCTCTCACAG TGTTGTTACTGTTCATGTTCGCGGCAAGGACTTGAAGACTGGAATTCCTTTGCATGGCAATCTCCATCTGGTAGATCTTGCAGGAAGTGAAAGAGTAGATCGGTCTGAGGCAACTGGAGATAGGCTTAAGGAAGCACAACATATAAATAAGTCGTTATCGGCCCTTGGAGATGTTATTTTTGCTCTTGCACAAAAGAGTCCTCATGTACCATACCGGAATAGCAAGCTAACGCAAATCCTTCAGAGCTCTTTAG GAGGTCAAGCAAAAACTCTTATGTTTGTGCAGCTCAATCCAGATGTAAATTCATATTCTGAGAGTTTGAGTACCTTGAAGTTTGCTGAGAGGGTCTCTGGAGTTGAGCTAGGTGCTGCACGGAGCAGTAAAGAGGGCAGGGATGTGAGGGAGTTGATGGAGCAG GTGGCATCTCTTAAAGACACAATTGCCAAAAAGGATGATGAGATTGAGCGATTACAATTACTTAAAGATCTAAAAAACGTGTATCCTGGTGTCAATAGTGAGAAGCGTGGATTGAATTCATTCAG AAGCTGA
- the LOC127900967 gene encoding disease resistance protein RPV1-like: protein MASSSSSSHPHGSLTNPEVKYDVFLSFRGEDTRENFTSHLYSALSRESIETFIDNDLRRGDEISQSLLDAIEASSISIIVFSERYASSRWCLDELLKILECKKEYAQIVIPACYRVDPSHVRKQTGNFGDSFLKLGERFPDKMQSWRNALTEAADLSGFDSRVYRTESALIEEIVNAILKRVDDTFQSENEDLVGVRLPMKEIESLLRTGSTNVYKLGIWGIGGIGKTTIAGAIFSKISRHFAGSFFARNVREAEETGRLGDLRQQLLSALLNDGNVMNFPNIDLNFQSKKLTRKQVLIVFDDVNHPRQIKDLVGRLDLFASGSRIIITTRDRQVLANCEVDEV, encoded by the exons atggcttcttcttcttcttcctctcatCCACATGGTAGTTTGACTAATCCTGAAGTCAAGTATGATGTGTTTCTAAGTTTCAGAGGAGAGGACACCCGCGAGAACTTTACTAGCCATCTTTATTCAGCTTTGTCTCGGGAAAGCATAGAAACTTTCATTGATAACGATCTTAGGAGGGGAGATGAAATTTCGCAGTCTCTTTTGGATGCAATTGAGGCATCAAGCATTTCAATTATCGTTTTTTCGGAAAGATATGCTTCTTCCAGATGGTGCCTGGATGAACTCCTAAAGATCCTCGAATGCAAGAAAGAGTATGCACAGATTGTGATACCAGCTTGCTATCGGGTTGATCCATCACACGTGAGAAAGCAAACCGGTAATTTTGGGGATTCATTTTTGAAGCTTGGAGAACGATTCCCGGACAAGATGCAAAGTTGGAGGAATGCTTTGACGGAAGCAGCCGATCTCTCTGGCTTTGATTCTCGTGTCTATAG GACTGAATCTGCACTTATTGAGGAAATTGTCAATGCAATTTTGAAGAGGGTGGATGACACATTTCAAAGTGAAAACGAAGACCTGGTCGGAGTTAGATTACCcatgaaagaaattgaatcaTTGTTACGCACTGGGTCAACGAATGTTTACAAACTTGGCATTTGGGGTATCGGCGGTATAGGCAAAACAACCATTGCGGGTGCCATTTTTAGCAAAATCTCTAGACATTTTGCAGGTTCTTTCTTTGCTCGTAATGTTAGAGAGGCAGAAGAAACCGGCAGATTAGGTGACTTGCGACAACAACTTCTTTCTGCATTGTTGAATGATGGAAATGTGATGAACTTTCCGAATATCGACCTCAATTTTCAGAGCAAGAAGCTTACTCGCAAGCAGGTTCTAATTGTTTTTGATGATGTGAATCATCCAAGACAAATAAAGGATTTAGTTGGACGTCTCGATTTGTTTGCTTCCGGGAGtcgaataataataacaacgaGAGATAGACAAGTGCTTGCAAATTGTGAAGTTGATGAAGTATAG